Proteins encoded in a region of the Misgurnus anguillicaudatus chromosome 9, ASM2758022v2, whole genome shotgun sequence genome:
- the slc29a2 gene encoding equilibrative nucleoside transporter 2: MRPCNGTSGNSGLAAAIIFLLGMGTLLPWNFFITAMQYFTDRLNNMKGTNGTEQEDKDPYMFGNLSVLLAQLPLLLFTLLNSFLYQHIAERVRIAGSMIIILLLFILTTSIVKIEMTPDHFFSVTMATIWFINMFGAVLQGSLFGLVGKQSPKLNSLFMSGQAVAGIFSGLAMLLSNILNSDPRTSALGYFITPCVATLLTLCCYFILPYVIPAPENGSTDKSETKNETNICESVTLVKVKFNDDSGLDTNGKADFTKSDSEACEKLDEFKQESTEEKSTVPQVFKQIRVMAFCVTCVFAVTLSVFPAITVMTQPTGFFKGKEHIFVPLCSFIVFNVMDWIGRYIPSHIQWPSKNSYLFPLLVVLRAIFIPALMLCNIQSRNLPAVFSHDAAYVLIMSLFAMSSGYFACLSMSYATQLVKPKDAETAGALMTFFLALGLSLGAGLSFGLKMII; this comes from the exons atgagACCTTGTAACGGAACGTCTGGTAACAG TGGCCTTGCAGCTGCTATTATTTTCTTGCTGGGCATGGGAACTCTACTTCCCTGGAATTTCTTCATAACTGCCA tgcAATATTTCACTGACCGTTTGAATAACATGAAAGGCACAAATGGGACTGAGCAGGAAGATAAAGACCCCTACATGTTTGGCAACCTGAGTGTGTTGTTGGCCCAACTTCCCTTGTTATTGTTCACACTTCTCAATTCCTTCCTTTACCAGCA CATTGCAGAGAGGGTGAGGATTGCTGGCAGCATGATCATAATATTACTCCTCTTCATTCTTACGACCTCAATAGTGAAGATTGAAATGACCCCGGACCACTTCTTCTCCGTTACCATGGCAACAATCTGGTTTATTAACA TGTTTGGAGCAGTGTTGCAAGGGAGTTTGTTCGGTCTGGTTGGTAAACAATCCCCGAAACTTAACTCGCTGTTTATGAGCGGACAGGCTGTGGCAGGCATTTTCTCGGGTCTCGCCATGCTGTTATCAAATATCT TGAATTCTGACCCGCGCACTTCAGCCCTGGGATATTTCATAACTCCATGTGTTGCCACACTTCTTACATTGTGCTGTTACTTCATATTGCCATATGTG ATTCCTGCTCCAGAAAATGGTTCCACTGATAAATCAGAGACAAAGAATGAGACAAATATATGTG AGAGCGTGACATTAGTTAAAGTGAAATTCAATGATGACAGTGGATTAGATACCAATGGCAAAGCTGATTTTACTAAGTCTGATTCTGAAGCCTGTGAAAAGCTGGATGAGTTTAAACAGGAATCCACTGAAGAGAAGTCAACTGTGCCTCAAGTCTTCAAACAG aTTCGAGTGATGGCATTTTGCGTGACCTGCGTGTTTGCTGTCACATTGTCAGTTTTCCCAGCAATTACAGTCATGACACAACCTACAGGCTTCTTCAAGGGGAAAG aacaCATCTTTGTACCCCTGTGCTCATTCATCGTTTTTAATGTCATGGACTGGATTGGCAGATACATCCCTTCCCATATTCAGTGG CCTTCAAAGAACAGTTATTTATTCCCTCTCTTGGTGGTACTACGAGCGATTTTCATTCCTGCCCTCATGCTGTGCAACATTCAGTCTCGCAACCTCCCGGCTGTATTCAGTCACGATGCAGCCTATGTACTCATCATGTCATTGTTTGCCATGTCAAGTGGATATTTTGCCTGCCTCTCCATGAGCTATGCTACACA ACTGGTAAAGCCGAAAGACGCAGAGACAGCAGGGGCATTGATGACCTTCTTCCTGGCATTGGGACTCTCTCTGGGTGCTGGACTCTCATTTGGccttaaaatgattatttaa